One Brassica napus cultivar Da-Ae chromosome A5, Da-Ae, whole genome shotgun sequence DNA window includes the following coding sequences:
- the LOC106452938 gene encoding uncharacterized protein LOC106452938 encodes MAASANPSGNNQEGSSAAAQKVSSSSAAAAATNGAAVNSVDNGGTVDNSQTISALRHNPGISVDWTHEEQSLLEDLLAKYASEPTIVRYAKIAMKMKDKTVRDVALRCRWMTKKENGKRRKEDHSSRKSKDKKEKTTDTSAKASSHLNVHPNGPSYAPPMMPLDTDDGISYKAIGGVSGDLLEQNAQMFNQVSSNFSAFQIHDNVNILCKARDNILAILNDLNDMPEVMKQMPALPVKLNEELANSILPRPPPPHQRKP; translated from the exons ATGGCGGCGAGCGCGAATCCCTCGGGAAACAATCAGGAAGGCTCGTCGGCGGCGGCGCAGAAGGTATCGTCTTCATccgcggcggcggcggcgacgAACGGAGCTGCTGTGAATTCGGTGGATAATGGTGGGACGGTGGATAATTCGCAGACGATAAGCGCGTTGAGGCATAATCCAGGGATCTCTGTAGATTGGACTCACGAGGAGCAATCGTTATTGGAAGATTTGCTCGCAAA GTACGCGTCAGAGCCTACGATTGTTAGGTATGCGAAGATTGCTATGAAGATGAAGGATAAGACTGTTAGAGATGTTGCTCTCCGTTGTAGATGGATGACT AAGAAGGAGAACGGTAAGCGTAGGAAAGAAGACCATTCCTCAAGGAAGAGCAAAGATAAGAAA GAAAAAACTACGGATACTTCAGCCAAGGCCTCGTCTCATTTAAATGTGCATCCGAATGGTCCTTCATATGCTCCTCCTATGATGCCCTTAGATACTGATGATGGCATTTCATATAAAG CTATTGGTGGTGTGAGTGGAGATCTGCTCGAACAAAATGCTCAGATGTTCAACCAAGTTTCTTCAAATTTCTCAGCTTTTCAG ATACATGATAACGTCAATATCTTGTGCAAGGCTCGAGACAATATCCTCGCAATATTGAACGA CTTGAATGACATGCCAGAGGTCATGAAGCAGATGCCAGCTCTTCCTGTGAAGCTGAACGAAGAGCTGGCGAATTCAATCCTCCCCCGCCCTCCACCTCCCCATCAAAGGAAGCCGTGA
- the LOC106452934 gene encoding formin-like protein 10 encodes MEAVIIFFLLSCASSRLPCASPASFTRRHLSQAPATDPSTPTPGGLPFFPADGLSSSPPPPLPPLPMPPPSPLPPSAPTYATFPANISALVLPRSSKPHTASRTLLITLISAVLAVATAIGVALFLYGRWRGQNRNFKDDSKSSKQALPRNNTEHKLTVSASTTSDVLYLGNVATSGFVKPKSPEICPLPPLSSRSFQQQSSEVEEEEEDEDDFYSPLASIAGKESRELRNYSSSDSPATSPPSVNISPVRNNKRHHVASSLRMFTLWNQNHAFPRISSASTSPERGGTDAYARSSMYSSVSTTPDRFFRKVLEASSPPRWNDFSRNVKSLFLSSTSSPARDFVINVSESSSRKLKSSPAVSPPPPLPERPPPAMPAPPPLVPPSQSFMVQKSGKKLSWDGATKMKPLPWDRVHRPSSCRKNTWESLKFNSLNANPKQRSLSCDLPMFNQESRVLDPRKSQSIAFLLTTLDLTTDDVLQALRDGHYEALGVELLESLSRVAPSEEEESKLKSYSDDKLAPSERFLRELLNVPFVFKRVDALLFVATFDSKIEHLKQSFGVIQAACEELRNSRMLLKLIEVVLEIGTKSVNAHGFKLEALLDGGTTLLRSVVENIIESEGIKVLQVVRDLSLVLVDVKKTAEIDYGVLRSDVSKLYQGVQRVKEVLLLSDDEEQECGEFKGTVTKFLETAVKEAKKIETEDGSMLFAVKEITEIFHGDSAKEEAQLLRVFVIVRDFLSILDKACKEMEVN; translated from the exons ATGGAAGctgtcatcatcttcttcctgcTATCATGCGCATCCTCTCGCTTACCGTGCGCCTCACCGGCTAGTTTCACTCGCCGTCACCTCTCGCAAGCTCCTGCAACAGATCCTTCCACACCAACTCCCGGCGGCTTGCCTTTCTTCCCAGCTGACGGCTTATCATCctcccctcctcctcctcttcctcctctcccGATGCCTCCTCCGTCGCCTCTGCCCCCCTCCGCCCCAACGTACGCCACTTTTCCGGCGAACATCTCCGCCCTCGTCCTCCCTCGCTCCTCAAAACCTCACACCGCTTCCAGAACTCTCCTTATCACACTTATCTCCGCTGTCCTCGCCGTCGCAACAGCCATCGGAGTAGCCTTGTTTCTCTACGGAAGGTGGCGAGGGCAGAACCGTAATTTCAAAGACGATTCAAAGAGCAGTAAACAAGCTCTTCCAAGAAACAACACTGAACACAAACTCACAGTCTCTGCTTCAACAACCTCCGATGTTCTCTACCTCGGAAACGTCGCCACTTCCGGTTTCGTCAAACCGAAGTCTCCAGAGATCTGTCCTCTCCCTCCATTGTCCTCTCGCAGCTTCCAGCAACAAAGCTccgaagtagaagaagaagaagaagacgaagacgacttcTACTCCCCTCTCGCGTCTATAGCTGGTAAAGAATCACGAGAGCTGAGAAACTACTCTTCCTCGGATTCTCCTGCCACGTCACCACCGTCCGTTAACATTTCTCCTGTGAGGAACAACAAGAGACACCACGTGGCGTCGTCTCTGAGAATGTTCACTCTCTGGAACCAGAACCACGCCTTCCCTCGCATCTCCTCTGCTTCCACTTCACCTGAGAGAGGAGGTACCGACGCATACGCTCGTTCCTCCATGTACTCTTCAGTCTCCACCACTCCTGATCGTTTCTTCCGGAAGGTTCTCGAAGCCTCCTCCCCGCCGAGGTGGAACGACTTCAGCCGAAACGTCAAGTCTTTGTTCCTCTCTTCCACTTCTTCTCCTGCTAGAGATTTTGTTATCAACGTCTCTGAATCTTCTTCAAGAAAGTTGAAGTCTTCGCCGGCtgtttctcctcctcctcctcttccggaacGGCCACCGCCTGCAATGCCGGCGCCGCCTCCTCTTGTACCACCGTCGCAGTCCTTTATGGTCCAGAAGTCTGGAAAGAAGCTGTCTTGGGATGGAGCAACGAAGATGAAGCCTCTGCCCTGGGACAGAGTCCACCGACCGAGTTCTTGTCGGAAGAACACATGGGAGAGTCTAAAGTTCAACTCTTTGAATGCTAATCCGAAGCAGAGAAGTCTCAGCTGTGATCTCCCAATGTTTAATCAAGAAAGTAGAGTTTTGGACCCTAGAAAGTCTCAGAGTATTGCTTTTCTACTTACAACACTTGATCTCACCACAGACGATGTTCTTCAAGCCCTTCGAGATG GTCACTATGAAGCGCTTGGAGTTGAGCTTCTTGAGAGTTTATCAAGAGTGGCGCCGAGTGAAGAGGAAGAGAGTAAGTTGAAGAGCTATAGTGATGATAAGCTTGCCCCATCAGAGAGGTTTCTCAGGGAGTTGCTTAATGTGCCTTTTGTGTTCAAAAGGGTTGATGCGTTGCTCTTTGTTGCTACTTTTGATTCCAAGATTGAACACTTGAAACAATCATTTGGGGTTATACAG GCTGCTTGTGAGGAGCTAAGGAATAGCAGAATGCTGTTGAAGCTTATTGAAGTTGTTTTAGAGATAGGAACGAAGAGCGTGAACGCTCATGGCTTCAAACTTGAGGCGTTGTTAGATGGTGGAACCACTCTCTTGCGTTCTGTTGTAGAGAACATCATAGAATCAGAAGGTATCAAAGTGTTGCAAGTTGTCAGAGATCTCAGTTTAGTACTTGTAGATGTCAAGAAAACTGCGGAAATAGACTACGGTGTTCTGAGAAGCGACGTTTCAAAGCTTTATCAAGGAGTCCAGAGAGTTAAGGAGGTTCTGCTACTGAGTGATGATGAAGAACAAGAATGTGGGGAATTCAAGGGGACAGTGACCAAGTTCTTGGAAACCGCTGTAAAGGAAGCTAAAAAGATTGAAACAGAAGATGGTTCCATGCTCTTTGCAGTGAAAGAGATCACAGAGATATTCCATGGAGATTCAGCAAAGGAAGAAGCTCAGCTATTGAGAGTGTTCGTGATCGTTAGAGACTTTCTGTCAATTCTAGATAAAGCATGCAAGGAAATGGAGGTGAATTGA
- the LOC106452939 gene encoding uncharacterized protein LOC106452939, producing MLRTRLLWFTLGFSVTGASVAHLLWRDLYAERFAISSDMKEKFGALESRVSGLESAGHENPSPAQVES from the exons atgttGAGAACTCGGCTTCTCTGGTTTACGCTTGGATTCTCCGTCACCGGAGCTTCGGTGGCTCATCTCTTGTGGCGGGATCTATACGCCGAACGCTTCGCTATCTCTTCTGAT ATGAAAGAGAAGTTCGGAGCTTTGGAATCTAGAGTTTCGGGTCTGGAGTCTGCCGGTCACGAGAACCCGAGTCCAGCTCAG GTTGAGAGTTGA
- the LOC106452936 gene encoding peroxisomal membrane protein 13 produces MASSQPSGGRPPKPWEQEGNNNAAGPKPFRPPSNTSTADSVEASGTANPGELVSSVNRTNTAPTMNGLSRPVPTRPWEQQTYGNTYGSNLGMNAGYGSGIGGYGSSYGGGMYGGSGMYNRGGYGGGGGLYGSSGMYGGSFGGGYGMGMGTGMGMGMGMSPYGGQDPNDPFNQPPSPPGFWISFLRVMQGAVNFFGRVAMLIDQNTQAFHMFMSALLQLFDRGGMLYGELARFVLRMLGVRTKPRKMQQQQQPQGPNGLPLPHQPHGNQNYIEGPKAAAAPGGGGGWDNVWGN; encoded by the exons ATGGCTTCGTCTCAGCCATCAG GTGGGCGTCCTCCTAAGCCTTGGGAGCAAGAAGGGAACAACAACGCAGCTGGTCCTAAGCCTTTTAGGCCTCCTTCTAATACGAGCACTGCTGATTCAGTTGAGGCTTCTGGCACTGCGAATCCCGGTGAACTAGTTTCGTCTGTGAATAGGACTAATACAGCTCCTACTATGAATGGACTGAGTAGGCCTGTTCCAACTAGACCTTGGGAGCAGCAGACCTATGGAAACACTTATGGTTCAAACCTAGGTATGAACGCTGGGTATGGTTCAGGGATAGGTGGGTATGGTTCGTCATATGGGGGAGGAATGTATGGTGGTAGTGGGATGTATAATAGAGGAGgttatggtggtggtggtggtctcTATGGAAGCTCAGGTATGTATGGTGGCAGTTTTGGTGGTGGTTATGGTATGGGTATGGGGACAGGAATGGGAATGGGAATGGGAATGAGTCCTTATGGTGGTCAAGATCCAAATGACCCTTTTAATCAACCTCCTTCTCCACCTGGCTTCTGGATATCATTTCTCCGTGTG ATGCAAGGTGCTGTGAATTTCTTTGGCCGTGTAGCGATGCTGATTGACCAAAACACACAGGCCTTTCATATGTTCATGTCTGCCCTTCTTCAG CTATTTGACCGTGGTGGTATGTTATATGGAGAATTAGCAAGATTTGTACTGCGTATGCTTGGGGTGAGAACAAAGCCTAGAAAgatgcagcagcagcagcagccacAAGGGCCTAATGGACTCCCTTTACCCCACCAGCCACATGGGAACCAGAACTACATCGAAGGTCCTAAAGCCGCCGCTGCACCAGGTGGTGGCGGTGGTTGGGACAATGTATGGGGTAACTAA
- the LOC106452933 gene encoding integrator complex subunit 9, with translation MELTCLSKGDGFHYPPCHMLNLSGFRILIDCPLDLLALTIFSPLPCDVGIEAYGQNDQNPIQKKQKLERQMTPDDLVCAEPWYKTVKALHLWEASLIDIVLISNPMGLLGLPFLTQHPRFCAKIYMTEATAKIGQLMMEDLVSMHMEFKRFHGPEDSSFPCWTKNLDGEEVPGVLKNLVFGENGDDLGSWMRLYSLDDVKSCMKKVQAVKFSEEVCYNGTLIIKALSSGLDIGACNWLINGPNGSLSYVSDSIFVSHHSKFFDFHGLKGTDVMIYSGFSCLQTAEMTENDCISTMSDKKDERLAASLLDNEESLGELEKLAFVCSCAAESADAGGSTLITITRVGIVLQLLELMSDSIESSSLKVPIFVISSVAEELLAYTNTIPEWLCEQRQEKLISGEPSFGHLKFIKDKKIHLFPAIHSPNLITSWQEPCIVFAPHWSLRLGPSVQLLQRWRGDPRSLLVLEDGISSGLGLLPFRPISMKILQCSFLSGIRLQKLPTLLSLLQPKIVLVPDVINQRINLSTMKTKSILSYSENKTLSVGRIAENADVEIMAELATKLSWKKLRQRENFGVARLKGDFVMENGKQRLVSGLDQEESSGKARTLRHWGSVAPETLLESLVKMSVTGSIEHRRDENGAEGKSIIYITDPSGGMIETSEMGTTIITDDETLASKIFQAIDGILDGI, from the exons ATGGAACTG aCTTGTCTGAGCAAAGGAGATGGCTTTCACTACCCGCCTTGCCACATGCTGAACCTAAGTGGTTTCAGGATCTTGATCGACTGCCCTTTGGACCTTTTAGCTCTCACAATCTTCTCTCCTCTTCCATGTGATGTGGGGATTGAAGCTTATGGTCAGAATGATCAGAATCCAATTCAAAAGAAGCAGAAACTGGAGAGACAGATGACTCCTGATGACTTGGTGTGCGCAGAGCCGTGGTACAAAACTGTGAAGGCCTTGCatttgtgggaagcttctttGATCGATATAGTTCTCATCTCCAACCCTATGGGATTGCTTGGATTGCCATTCCTTACTCAACACCCAAGATTCTGCGCCAAG ATATATATGACTGAAGCAACGGCTAAGATTGGTCAGCTCATGATGGAAGATCTTGTCTCTATGCACATGGAGTTCAAACGCTTCCATGGACCTGAGGACTCTAGTTTTCCTTGTTGGACAAAGAATTTAGATGGTGAAGAAGTACCAGGCGTGCTTAAGAATCTTGTCTTTGGTGAGAATGGTGATGATCTTGGCAGTTGGATGCGTCTATACAG TTTAGATGACGTAAAGAGTTGCATGAAGAAGGTTCAAGCTGTAAAGTTTTCAGAAGAAGTTTGTTATAACGGGACATTGATCATTAAGGCCTTAAGTTCAGGTCTTGATATTGGGGCTTGCAATTGGTTGATCAACGGACCTAATGGAAGTCTAAGTTATGTGTCAGACTCCATCTTCGTTTCACATCATTCGAAATTTTTTGACTTCCATGGTCTCAAAGGAACAGATGTGATGATTTACTCTGGTTTCTCATGCCTCCAAACCGCAGAAATGACTGAGAATGATTGTATATCAACAATGAG TGACAAGAAGGACGAGAGATTGGCTGCTTCATTACTAGACAATGAAGAAAGCTTAGGAGAGCTAGAGAAACTAGCTTTTGTTTGCTCATGTGCTGCGGAATCTGCGGATGCTGGTGGATCAACCTTAATTACGATAACTCGAGTGGGGATAGTTCTGCAGCTCCTAGAGCTAATGTCAGATTCTATTGAGTCCTCTTCTCTAAAG GTTCCAATATTTGTAATATCTTCTGTGGCAGAAGAGCTATTGGCATACACAAACACCATACCAGAGTGGCTGTGTGAGCAACGACAGGAGAAG TTAATTTCAGGAGAACCATCATTTGGTCATCTTAAGTTCATTAAAGACAAGAAGATCCATTTGTTTCCTGCCATTCACTCACCCAACTTAAT AACAAGTTGGCAAGAACCATGCATAGTGTTTGCTCCTCACTGGAGTTTGCGGCTTGGCCCTTCTGTCCAGCTTCTTCAGCGTTGGCGTGGAGATCCAAGATCATTGCTTGTTCTTGAG GACGGTATAAGTTCAGGTTTAGGACTTCTCCCCTTCAGACCAATCTCTATGAAGATTCTCCAATGTTCATTTCTTTCTGGAATTAG GTTGCAGAAGCTCCCAACTCTTCTTTCCCTTTTGCAGCCAAAGATTGTTTTG GTCCCTGATGTTATCAACCAGAGAATCAATCTTTCTACCATGAAGACAAAATCTATCCTGAGTTACTCCGAGAACAAGACGCTAAGCGTGGGAAGAATTGCAGAGAATGCAGACGTGGAGATAATGGCAGAGTTAGCCACCAAGTTGAGCTGGAAAAAACTCAGACAACGTGAGAACTTTGGTGTTGCAAGGTTGAAAGGTGACTTTGTGATGGAAAATGGGAAACAGAGATTGGTTTCCGGGTTGGATCAGGAAGAAAGTTCAGGAAAGGCTCGGACATTGAGGCATTGGGGCTCTGTTGCTCCGGAAACACTTTTAGAGTCGTTAGTGAAGATGAGTGTAACCGGTTCGATAGAACATAGGAGAGATGAGAATGGAGCAGAAGGCAAGAGTATAATCTATATAACAGATCCTAGCGGTGGAATGATAGAGACCTCAGAGATGGGTACTACTATTATAACAGACGATGAGACTTTAGCCTCTAAGATCTTCCAAGCGATTGATGGGATTCTTGACGGAATTTAG
- the LOC106452930 gene encoding uncharacterized protein LOC106452930 — MAESEPKIETTVTMTSPAASSVATTSVHVSALDGLVNVNSLFTIAVFVGLSLAAPGQRSLEQRSNCDASDDVAKKLLVFEVVSFSFFLFSSLVAQGLKLALNLLNSKDVDEIFRAHINIKVLRWGMMASAVGSVMGCLFLMLSMVNVIQIRLGLLSCGSQSAVQAVVTLVSSALLVYISTAFYAFWH; from the exons ATGGCAGA ATCTGAGCCAAAAATCGAAACCACCGTCACAATGACGTCACCGGCAGCTTCCTCCGTCGCCACCACAAGCGTCCACGTAAGCGCACTCGACGGACTCGTCAACGTGAACTCCCTCTTCACAATCGCCGTCTTCGTAGGCCTCTCCTTAGCCGCTCCAGGACAGCGCAGCCTCGAGCAGCGGTCAAACTGCGACGCGAGCGATGACGTGGCGAAGAAGCTGCTGGTCTTCGAAGTCGTCTCCTtcagcttcttcctcttctcctccCTAGTAGCTCAGGGTCTCAAGCTCGCGTTGAACCTCCTCAACAGCAAAGACGTGGACGAGATTTTCAGGGCGCATATCAATATCAAGGTGCTGAGATGGGGGATGATGGCGTCTGCGGTTGGATCTGTGATGGGTTGTTTGTTCTTGATGCTGtctatggttaatgtgattcaGATCCGTTTGGGGTTGCTCTCTTGCGGTAGTCAATCTGCGGTTCAGGCGGTTGTGACGCTTGTTTCCTCTGCTCTGTTGGTTTATATATCTACTGCGTTTTACGCTTTTTGGCATTGA
- the LOC106452935 gene encoding F-box/LRR-repeat protein 12: MENVSESDDVRTSIIHLPDDCLSFIFQRLDNLEDHDSFGLTCHRFLNIQNINRRSLQFQCSLSLLNSPTLSQTTLAVNSDHLHRLLTRFQWLEHLSLSGCTVLNDSSLASLRYPGAKLHSLHLDCCYGVSDDGISTVASFCPNLRVVSLYRCGISDIGLETLARAASLALRCVNLSYCPLVSDFGVKALTQACVQLESVKISNCKSITGVGFINSSPTLGYVDAESCQLEPKGVAGIISGGGVEFLNISGPVSYIGKDGLVPIGSGVASKLRVLNIRMCRTVGDESIKAIAKGCPLLQEWNLALCHEVRVEGWEAVGKWCCSLKRLHVNRCRNLCDQGLLGIRRGCKNLRILHMNGNARLTTTAIEMFKLHRGDVTLRSEEVMVIGPDWGLYTRG; encoded by the coding sequence atggagaatgTGTCCGAGTCTGATGATGTTAGAACCTCCATTATCCACCTCCCTGATGATTGCCTTTCCTTTATCTTCCAACGGCTTGATAATCTCGAAGACCACGATTCATTCGGTTTGACTTGTCATCGCTTTCTCAACATCCAAAACATAAACCGCCGCTCTCTCCAGTTCCAGTGCTCATTATCTCTTCTCAACTCTCCAACTCTCTCTCAGACAACTCTCGCTGTGAACTCAGATCATCTCCATAGGCTTCTCACTCGGTTTCAGTGGCTGGAGCATCTTTCCCTCTCTGGCTGCACGGTGCTGAACGATTCGAGTCTAGCCTCTCTCAGGTATCCTGGCGCGAAACTGCATAGTCTCCACTTAGATTGTTGCTATGGGGTTTCTGATGATGGGATCTCCACAGTCGCTAGCTTTTGTCCTAATCTGAGAGTGGTTAGTCTCTACCGTTGCGGTATCAGTGACATTGGGTTAGAAACACTAGCCAGGGCTGCTTCCTTGGCTTTAAGATGCGTGAATCTCTCGTATTGTCCTCTTGTGTCTGACTTTGGAGTTAAAGCATTGACGCAAGCGTGCGTCCAGCTCGAGTCGGTGAAGATCTCAAACTGCAAGAGCATAACCGGTGTTGGCTTTATTAACTCTTCTCCAACTTTAGGCTATGTGGATGCCGAGTCTTGTCAGCTTGAGCCGAAAGGTGTAGCGGGGATCATCAGCGGCGGTGGGGTTGAGTTTCTAAACATCTCAGGTCCAGTTTCCTACATCGGGAAAGACGGTTTGGTTCCCATTGGGTCTGGCGTTGCGTCGAAACTTAGAGTCTTGAACATAAGGATGTGCAGAACGGTTGGTGATGAGTCCATAAAAGCTATAGCGAAAGGTTGTCCGTTGCTGCAAGAGTGGAACTTGGCTTTGTGTCATGAAGTCAGGGTTGAGGGGTGGGAAGCTGTGGGGAAGTGGTGTTGTAGCTTGAAGAGACTCCATGTGAACCGTTGTAGGAACTTGTGTGATCAAGGGCTGCTTGGGATCAGAAGAGGGTGCAAGAATCTCCGGATACTGCATATGAACGGGAATGCGAGGCTGACGACTACAGCGATTGAGATGTTTAAGTTGCACAGAGGAGATGTTACGCTCAGGAGTGAAGAAGTTATGGTTATAGGACCAGATTGGGGACTGTATACACGAGGATGA
- the LOC106452929 gene encoding protein FAR1-RELATED SEQUENCE 5 produces the protein MEGNLLRGEDVVENTITEEASSVVEPFIGMEFESEEATKSFYDSYATRTGFVMRVDAFRKSMRDGTVVWRRLVCNKEGFRRSIPRRSESRKPRAITREGCKALIVVKKDKSGKWIVTKFVKEHNHPLLSLLANARRSSHISQSPDEKDAKIRELSTELSRERKRCATLQQQLDMVLKVMEEHSNHLSVHINNVIQSVREIESNTFPKPLS, from the exons TGGAAGGGAACCTTTTACGTGGAGAAGATGTAGTAGAGAATACAATCACAGAAGAAGCTTCTTCAGTTGTGGAGCCTTTCATTGGAATGGAGTTTGAATCAGAAGAAGCAACAAAGTCTTTCTACGACAGTTACGCCACACGCACCGGTTTCGTTATGAGAGTGGATGCTTTCAGGAAGTCAATGCGAGACGGGACCGTGGTGTGGCGAAGGCTCGTGTGTAATAAAGAAGGGTTCCGTAGGTCAATACCTAGGAGAAGCGAGAGCAGGAAGCCTCGTGCTATAACAAGAGAAGGGTGTAAGGCTTTGATTGTGGTGAAGAAAGACAAGTCCGGAAAATGGATCGTCACTAAGTTTGTGAAAGAACATAATCATCCTCTCTTGTCTCTACTTGCTAATGCTCGCCGGAGTTCACATATCTCTCAATCACCG GACGAGAAAGACGCAAAGATTAGGGAGCTTAGCACAGAGCTGAGCCGAGAGAGAAAGCGTTGTGCTACATTGCAACAGCAACTTGATATGGTCCTAAAGGTCATGGAAGAACACTCTAATCATCTTTCTGTACACATCAATAACGTTATCCAAAGTGTAAGAGAAATAGAGTCGAACACTTTCCCCAAACCCCTCAGctaa
- the LOC125609110 gene encoding ubiquitin-like-conjugating enzyme ATG10, with amino-acid sequence MDSAGEVVNDGKITLEGFTVAARAFADKWKRHNLSFPPWSWIPLINRTMLKKEEGYLSLEKIIILSSLEESAEEESLDVTADWSEKEESVDLTVLVQNVEDEAHYYDYHIVYSASYMVPMLYFRGYSSDGKPLSLDVIKRDLPSSSVSLLLESKWTFITQEEHPYLNRPWFKLHPCGTEEWIKLLSESSSSDGCQIPVELYLVSWFSVVGQVVGLKIPREMLI; translated from the exons ATGGATTCAGCTGGAGAGGTCGTCAACGACGGCAAAATCACTCTCGAGGGTTTCACCGTAGCTGCTCGAGCTTTCGCCGATAAGTGGAAAAGACATAACCTTTCGTTCCCTCCATGGTCATGGATTCCTCTGATCAACCGAACGATGCTAAAG aaggaggaaggttaCTTATCGCTAGAGAAAATCATCATTCTCAGCTCACTTGAG GAAAGTGCTGAGGAGGAGTCTTTAGATGTAACAGCTGATTGGTCGGAGAAGGAAGAATCAGTTGATCTCACGGTCTTG GTACAAAACGTTGAAGATGAAGCACACTACTATGATTACCATATCGTTTACAGTGCATCGTACATGGTTCCTATGTTATACTTTCGTGGATACTCTAGTG ATGGAAAGCCTCTTTCTTTGGATGTGATCAAAAGAGATTTGCCTTCAAGCTCTGTTAGTCTTTTGCTGGAATCTAAGTGGACGTTTATAACACAGGAG GAGCATCCGTATTTGAACAGACCATGGTTCAAGCTGCATCCTTGTGGGACTGAGGAATGGATCAAGCTGCTTTCCGAAAGCAGTAGCTCTGATGGTTGTCAGATTCCTGTTGAGTTGTACTTGGTTTCATGGTTCTCTGTTGTCGGGCAGGTGGTTGGTCTTAAAATCCCTCGTGAGATGCTGATTTAG